TCAGATAAGACTCTGGGCAATACCAAATCAATCACTGCGGCCGCATCCACTATCTGTACTTtgaggaagaaataccaaaaaggaaatccttattccCCGTTAGACAGTGGATCAGTTTAATCTTCTCCTTCTTATTGCACGAAAAAGTTCGGTGTCCACAATTGATGCCCTTGAAGCATCAGAAGAAGACACCGGCACTACCAAATCAATCTCTGCATCCCCACCCCCTCTCTGTACTACTGAGGAAGAAATGCTTGAAAGAGAACTCCAATTCTCCAAAGGTGGAGAACGAGCATGGTGCCTTCTCATGTGCTGATTAAGAAGAAATGAATGAAACACCCTCTCATGAGAACTTAATGCTGATGAAAGACGAACAACTGAAGCAGCCGTCTGCGAATGCCGCGAGGGAGGTGATAGAGGAGGTCTAGGATTGGTACCCTCGGCCTCAGAGCTAACCACATCTACAACATCGTCCTGTGCTTCCAAAAGACTTTGTTCTAAAAGTATATTCCTTCTATAACCTTCTCGGTGAATGCCACCTGATGCAAGAATCTGATTAGCAAGAAAATCAGCTCTATCGATCAATTCAAGAGAACCACCAACATCTTGTGGAGGTGTTCTACCCCTTGCAACATCAAATCTCCGACCAATTCTCTGAATCATTTCCTCaatttgaaaagaagaagaaacagctcTTTGAATACTCTGTCTAAAGCTTTCGACACGTCGAGCTTGAGGCCTAGGAGGAACACCCACTTTCTGTTTCATCTTTGAATCTTCTACATTATTTCCACGTCCATAAATTGGGGTTATATTGGCATCAGTGAGTTCTGTCTGACACACAGGGCATAATTTAACCTTAGAATAAACATGAAGCCACTGATACAAACATGGCCAACAAAACAAATGACCGCAAAAGGTAATAACTGGCTCATTCGCCATTCCGAAACATATATTACAATCAAAGAAACTCATTTCATCCTCATTATTCTTCTCCTTATCCTCATCCTTATTCAATTCATTACCCAAAAGATCAACAGCAAGACCTTTCCCTGCTTTACTGCTCTCAGCTGTTCTCTCATCAGTGTCAGTAACACCTAAACTTCCTTCACCAACTTGAGACACTCTCTCACTAGCAGAACTAGGGTTTACAATGAAATCCAATGAAAAATTTCTAGTTTCAGAAGAAGTAATACTtggtcttctccttctccatCGATTCCTAGGTCTAGGAGATACTCCTTGGATTGGATTATGTCCACCTCTTAATGAGTAATACAAATTATCTTCAAGTTCAGCTGGTAATCCAAATGTATCAAGATTTAGATCAAAATCTGTCGAATTTTCTCTTTCATTATTCTCCATTTGACTAATGAATATccccaaacaaaccctaaatgaaAAGAATTTCCAgtacaaaaaaagaaaactcaATCAATACCCAAAAATGAAACAccttttttgtttatttattcaAAATCTGTAATCAAGTAATGGAAAACCggaaaaaatgaaatcaaaatgaaaaacttACCTGAAAAATGATCCGTCGGGTGTAGATTTGggatcaaatttagggtttcattagtattggtttgttttctcaccaccaccaccaccaccaccaccaccaccatatatCATGTTTTAGATTCTTTTGGATATTTATTGTATGGGAATTTCTTTTCAATGGCAGGTGTCTTTTAACTTAAAAAGATCTCCTTGTTTTGTTTAGTTTAGCAGAGCTGCTGCTTATTATtcagtctctctctctctttattttttacttttattatttttctttcatgatgtgaATCAGTACACTGCCACGTGGATACAAAATGTCCGTGACACGTTACAGAAAAATTGTTGGTTGCCATCAGTTAAATTTTGCAGGGCATTTAACGTGGGTGAAGCAACAGCACTATTAACTTAAAACTTTAGGCCTATTCCGATGCACAACGTTAAAAAACCCTGTATGACATAGCAGTTGTCATGACAAACGAGTTGCGTCATTATAGAAAAGCAACCGAGCGATATTATTAATATCGTTGACGGTAAAGACTATATTGCTAGATATATTCATTATATCGCTCGATATTAATTATATTGTCAAGAGTCGGATTAGTACTGTCAACTGCAGCACCTACAGATACCCCACCACTCCGCTCATTCCCTTTCACACCTtccctttcttctcttctttttcttaaacaattttttttttcagttacTACTGAAACAAATATGAGTGAGAacagaaaaagaaacagaaaactcAAAGAATCTACTAGCACTCTAGCCAGTGGATTAAGTTATGTTGTGGATAAAGAATATGAGTTTCAAAATGTTAGACAACTATCCGGTGATGGTACACTCTCTCTGCACATATTTAACCATGTGGAGCGAGTTAATTCTGTCAATCTAAAAGGTGGGTGGTCTAAGTGGATCCGTACGATGTTCCAGTTACTTCCCCAGTTGTTCAAGAGAGAGTCTGAAGATATCCTTGATGGAATTTATATCAGATACAACCTAGAAACCATAAGACTCAAATAATTCAATTTATATTGGACCGATGGTGGAAGACTACAAGTACGTTCTTTTTTAAATATTTTGAATGTGGTAAGTTAGTTTTTCTTGTAATTAAATTTTTAgattattttataaaattaaacaAACTCTAATTAATAATATGTTGTTAAATAGGAGTTATACCGTTATATTTTTACATGTTAACGGGACTTCCATGTGAAGGAAACTTACTTCCATTTAACAGACTAAATTGGTTATCAGAAGATAGATGGAAGGAAAGATTTCCTTTATACTCAGATTATTAGAAAGAAATAATGCATATACACAAATAAAAGCATATGGATTAAAAGTggctagatttttttttaaaacaacgtTATGCTAGGACAATGAATGAGTTGAGGTTAGATAACGAACCATATTTCTCGAACGTCTGTTTGTGTTGTGGACAATAGACCAATGTCTATTTCCAAATGCTAGCTCAGTACGGTGTTAACTGGTTTTCTCGAAGCATTAGAAGATTTAAAGCAAGCACA
This portion of the Papaver somniferum cultivar HN1 chromosome 11, ASM357369v1, whole genome shotgun sequence genome encodes:
- the LOC113322675 gene encoding uncharacterized protein LOC113322675, translated to MENNERENSTDFDLNLDTFGLPAELEDNLYYSLRGGHNPIQGVSPRPRNRWRRRRPSITSSETRNFSLDFIVNPSSASERVSQVGEGSLGVTDTDERTAESSKAGKGLAVDLLGNELNKDEDKEKNNEDEMSFFDCNICFGMANEPVITFCGHLFCWPCLYQWLHVYSKVKLCPVCQTELTDANITPIYGRGNNVEDSKMKQKVGVPPRPQARRVESFRQSIQRAVSSSFQIEEMIQRIGRRFDVARGRTPPQDVGGSLELIDRADFLANQILASGGIHREGYRRNILLEQSLLEAQDDVVDVVSSEAEGTNPRPPLSPPSRHSQTAASVVRLSSALSSHERVFHSFLLNQHMRRHHARSPPLENWSSLSSISSSVVQRGGGDAEIDLVVPVSSSDASRASIVDTELFRAIRRRRLN